One Vibrio sp. 16 genomic window carries:
- a CDS encoding ABC transporter substrate-binding protein, whose protein sequence is MKFRIAGIAAVVAIAAVTVSQFTQSTSSQALKISGPFEYSSQDLSKDGYMFTRMQVVESLVAINKKGQVEPQLAVAWTVSPDDLEWTFDIREGVTFHDGEKLDAAAVKLALENAMAKPGVIKRVPISEIVANGNQLTLRLSKPYNPMLSVLAHYTVAIASPSSYNEEGTSTSLAGTGPYKIAELVPPHKIHVTRNEGYWGSKAKIENVEYLAGHRAESRALLAQTGQADIVYTLDPASIAPLQQTENVDVVSESIPRTILLKLNNEHPYLNSYQTRQALSLALDRTGISKQIIRMPGSEAYQLFAPSLGAWHIEAFAQTSRDIAKAKSLLASQGWQQNEQGILEREGKPFVVNLTTYSDRPELPVVATAIQAQLKEVGIQVDISIDNSSAIPAKHQDGTIELALVARNFGATVDPLALLLKDFAEHKGSDWGPTNWSSEEFSALLSRLSATKDRADYQQQAQQASQILAQEMPLIPITFYTQLVAVNKKVGNFSFDPFEINYRISEMTLND, encoded by the coding sequence ATGAAATTTAGGATAGCGGGTATCGCCGCAGTCGTTGCTATTGCGGCGGTCACTGTGTCGCAATTCACTCAATCAACGTCAAGCCAAGCATTAAAAATCTCTGGACCGTTTGAATACTCAAGCCAAGATCTCTCGAAAGATGGTTATATGTTCACCCGAATGCAGGTTGTTGAATCTTTGGTCGCGATCAATAAAAAGGGCCAAGTGGAGCCGCAACTCGCTGTTGCGTGGACCGTGAGTCCTGATGACCTAGAGTGGACGTTCGATATCCGAGAGGGGGTAACGTTTCACGATGGCGAAAAACTGGATGCGGCAGCGGTTAAATTGGCGCTTGAAAATGCGATGGCGAAGCCGGGCGTGATTAAGCGTGTGCCTATTTCAGAGATAGTGGCGAACGGGAATCAACTGACACTTCGCCTGTCTAAACCTTACAACCCTATGTTGTCGGTTCTGGCTCATTACACGGTAGCGATCGCTTCTCCGAGTAGCTACAACGAAGAAGGAACCTCTACTTCACTGGCTGGTACTGGCCCTTACAAAATTGCTGAACTTGTCCCGCCACATAAAATTCATGTGACTCGTAACGAGGGTTACTGGGGCAGCAAAGCCAAGATTGAAAACGTCGAATATCTGGCTGGGCATCGTGCTGAAAGTCGTGCACTGCTCGCCCAAACAGGTCAGGCTGATATCGTGTACACCCTCGATCCGGCAAGCATCGCGCCATTGCAGCAAACAGAGAATGTCGATGTCGTGAGCGAATCTATTCCTCGGACAATTTTGCTCAAACTGAACAACGAGCATCCGTATCTTAACTCGTACCAAACACGCCAAGCGCTGAGCTTAGCGCTCGATCGTACTGGGATTTCCAAGCAGATCATTCGCATGCCGGGCTCTGAAGCCTACCAGCTTTTTGCGCCTTCGTTAGGGGCTTGGCACATTGAAGCGTTCGCGCAGACGTCTCGTGATATTGCCAAAGCGAAATCGTTGCTTGCTTCTCAAGGATGGCAGCAAAACGAACAAGGCATCCTAGAGCGAGAAGGCAAGCCGTTTGTTGTCAATCTGACTACCTATTCAGATCGTCCAGAACTGCCCGTGGTCGCTACCGCTATTCAAGCGCAATTGAAGGAAGTTGGCATTCAAGTTGATATCTCCATTGATAACTCCAGTGCGATTCCAGCGAAGCATCAAGATGGCACGATTGAGTTGGCACTCGTGGCGCGTAACTTTGGCGCCACGGTCGATCCCCTTGCGCTGCTTCTTAAAGACTTTGCTGAGCATAAAGGTAGCGATTGGGGACCAACGAACTGGTCATCGGAAGAGTTTAGCGCTCTGCTAAGCCGCTTGAGCGCAACAAAAGATCGCGCTGATTACCAACAACAAGCGCAGCAAGCGTCTCAAATTCTTGCGCAAGAGATGCCACTGATTCCTATCACCTTCTACACCCAACTTGTGGCGGTGAATAAGAAAGTCGGCAACTTTAGCTTTGACCCGTTTGAGATCAACTACCGAATTTCAGAGATGACGCTGAATGATTAA
- a CDS encoding ABC transporter permease, with translation MINILLRRVFQATLVAWSIGTLTFILMRLLPGDFAFRIAAGRYGYDYVDAEAAQAVSAELGLDRSGFELYVQWLWDLLQFDLGHSLISGAPVIEEITHQLGHSLLLALVALLLSALIAIPIGVYCGKHANSAADKWSLITSVFIRAQPVFVIGLVMTILFALHLGLFPVAGFGSAAHLFLPGLTLALSLAAMSNRLIRNATRSTITAPYFKFARLKGLTFEQAFQHHAQRHIAIPIVTFLAIQTIGLMEGIIMIESLFSWPGIGHALAHAIFARDIPMIQGTALVMGLLFVAINTFIDLVTYQLDPRQQQEATQ, from the coding sequence ATGATTAACATCCTTCTTAGAAGAGTATTCCAAGCCACGTTGGTGGCTTGGAGTATCGGCACGTTGACATTCATTTTGATGCGCCTGCTTCCGGGTGATTTTGCGTTTCGGATCGCAGCGGGTCGATATGGTTACGACTATGTGGATGCAGAAGCGGCGCAAGCAGTCAGTGCGGAGCTTGGCTTAGACCGATCTGGGTTTGAACTCTATGTTCAATGGTTGTGGGATCTGCTCCAGTTTGACCTTGGTCATTCCCTGATTAGCGGCGCCCCCGTCATTGAAGAGATAACGCATCAGCTTGGTCACTCATTGCTGCTCGCATTGGTTGCTTTGTTGCTGTCTGCCCTCATCGCGATACCTATTGGTGTTTATTGTGGGAAACATGCTAACTCGGCGGCTGACAAGTGGAGTTTGATTACTTCGGTGTTTATCCGCGCTCAGCCAGTATTTGTGATTGGCTTAGTGATGACGATTCTATTTGCATTGCACTTAGGGCTGTTTCCTGTGGCGGGGTTTGGCAGTGCAGCACATCTCTTTTTACCGGGACTGACGTTAGCGCTCTCACTGGCGGCGATGTCAAATCGGCTTATTCGTAACGCGACGCGCAGTACGATTACAGCGCCATACTTTAAGTTTGCCAGACTAAAAGGATTAACCTTTGAGCAAGCATTCCAGCATCACGCACAGCGCCATATTGCGATTCCGATTGTCACTTTCTTAGCGATTCAAACCATTGGCTTGATGGAAGGCATCATCATGATCGAGTCACTTTTCTCTTGGCCAGGTATCGGCCACGCGTTGGCGCACGCGATTTTTGCTCGAGATATCCCAATGATCCAAGGAACAGCATTGGTGATGGGCTTGTTGTTTGTTGCGATCAACACCTTTATTGACCTCGTGACCTACCAACTTGATCCAAGACAACAGCAGGAGGCGACGCAATGA
- a CDS encoding isochorismatase family protein: MSLKSVQIEKSKTAAVDVDPQKGFSELCPNELPVAGALEIVDELIANHSKASIKLVSRDMHPPGAAWEAETPANMLEPVGLPEVDIKWNPHCVVGTSGVELLPGLPAIRDYDFQMNKGIDPDAHPYGAFYHDQADTLSTGGIEFLQSKGIDTVIVGGLALDFCVKKSVEQLVDTGFRVILNLASTRAVFPENAEQVAEELATKGVILVTDSEQIECCE, from the coding sequence ATGTCTTTGAAATCGGTACAGATTGAGAAATCGAAAACAGCGGCCGTCGATGTTGACCCGCAAAAAGGCTTTAGCGAGCTTTGCCCGAACGAACTGCCTGTAGCGGGGGCGCTGGAAATCGTTGACGAATTGATTGCCAACCACAGTAAAGCGAGTATTAAGCTCGTGTCGCGAGATATGCACCCTCCAGGCGCAGCGTGGGAAGCGGAAACGCCAGCGAACATGCTGGAACCTGTTGGCCTGCCAGAAGTGGATATTAAGTGGAATCCGCATTGTGTGGTTGGTACTTCGGGCGTTGAGTTACTGCCCGGCTTGCCAGCGATTCGCGATTACGACTTCCAAATGAACAAAGGCATCGACCCAGACGCGCACCCTTATGGCGCTTTCTACCATGACCAAGCAGATACGCTGTCGACAGGCGGGATCGAGTTTCTGCAATCTAAAGGCATAGATACCGTGATTGTCGGGGGCTTGGCATTAGATTTTTGTGTTAAGAAATCGGTAGAACAGCTGGTGGATACAGGTTTTCGGGTGATTCTGAATCTAGCCTCGACGCGAGCGGTGTTTCCGGAGAATGCTGAGCAGGTGGCTGAGGAGTTAGCGACCAAAGGTGTGATACTGGTGACAGATTCCGAGCAAATCGAATGTTGTGAGTAA
- a CDS encoding NUDIX domain-containing protein — protein sequence MIVTIDMICLRLGSQGLEVLLIKRNNPERPQHGMWSIPGGFVFEQDWTERGGQPADQDFDAARRRICRQKIHTYPNYISEPMVDGNPKRDPEGWSVTIAHYALLNQANVEQIENCGLCQEQLRWFALEDVLQDALDLAFDHAELIKLAWRKLRAAVEYTSVALFALDKEFLVSDIIAAYAEFGVEINRMTVKRRLIETGVIVSANKMASTNKGKGGKPAQVYSLSEKSVTYFQTCLR from the coding sequence ATGATTGTCACCATTGACATGATATGTCTTAGGCTAGGCAGCCAAGGGTTGGAAGTGTTATTAATCAAGCGCAACAATCCAGAGCGACCGCAACATGGTATGTGGTCGATTCCGGGTGGATTCGTGTTTGAACAAGATTGGACGGAGCGAGGTGGGCAACCTGCCGATCAAGATTTTGATGCCGCGAGGCGACGCATTTGTCGGCAAAAAATTCACACGTACCCCAATTACATCAGCGAACCCATGGTAGATGGTAACCCCAAACGCGACCCTGAAGGGTGGAGCGTGACAATTGCGCACTACGCGCTGCTCAATCAAGCCAATGTCGAGCAAATCGAAAATTGTGGCTTATGCCAAGAGCAGCTTCGCTGGTTTGCGTTAGAAGACGTGCTTCAAGATGCGTTAGACCTCGCGTTTGATCACGCCGAGCTGATTAAACTGGCGTGGCGTAAGTTGCGTGCAGCCGTTGAGTACACATCGGTAGCGTTATTCGCTCTCGATAAAGAGTTTTTAGTCTCTGACATTATTGCCGCGTATGCTGAGTTTGGCGTTGAAATTAACCGAATGACGGTCAAACGACGCCTGATAGAAACAGGCGTAATTGTGAGCGCCAACAAGATGGCCTCAACCAACAAAGGAAAAGGCGGCAAGCCTGCTCAGGTTTACAGTTTGAGCGAAAAAAGCGTGACATATTTTCAAACGTGCCTGCGTTGA
- a CDS encoding AEC family transporter yields MDLLSQLQFSVSITGPICLMLVLGIVFKRIGLINDNFIEVASKLVFQVTLPTMLFLSIVVSEHDISAASHFILYGVLSSVAFFVFTSVCVKALFPTSPDQGVIIQGGFRANTGIIGIAYVANAYGEQGIALGAIFVAATTLVYNVLAVICLTPKHQESGVKVGKMMAATLTKNPLIISILLGIAFYVLSIPVPTIAIDAGNYLAKMTLPLALLCIGGSLNLSSLKKEQAPSWTASGFKLVAAPVLITGCAYWLGFEGMELGIIFFMNASPVASASYIMARAMNGNAVLAANIIALTTTISTVTCTLGLLLLSVFSLI; encoded by the coding sequence ATGGATTTACTCAGCCAGTTGCAATTTTCTGTATCAATCACGGGACCAATTTGTTTGATGTTGGTGCTGGGTATCGTATTCAAACGTATTGGTTTGATAAACGATAACTTCATTGAGGTCGCCTCGAAACTGGTGTTTCAGGTGACACTCCCTACCATGCTGTTTCTGAGCATCGTAGTTTCAGAACATGATATCTCTGCCGCGAGTCACTTCATCTTGTACGGTGTGCTGTCCAGTGTGGCGTTTTTCGTGTTTACATCAGTTTGCGTCAAGGCGCTCTTTCCAACCTCTCCAGACCAAGGCGTGATCATACAGGGCGGGTTTCGCGCGAACACTGGCATTATCGGCATCGCTTATGTTGCCAATGCCTATGGTGAGCAAGGCATCGCATTGGGCGCGATATTTGTCGCCGCAACCACATTGGTTTACAACGTGTTGGCGGTGATTTGCCTCACTCCAAAGCATCAGGAATCGGGGGTAAAAGTGGGCAAAATGATGGCGGCTACGTTAACCAAAAATCCCCTCATTATCTCGATTTTACTCGGTATCGCCTTTTACGTTCTTAGTATTCCTGTACCAACCATTGCGATTGATGCAGGTAACTACCTTGCCAAAATGACATTGCCTCTCGCCCTTCTATGTATTGGCGGCTCACTCAATTTAAGCTCTCTCAAAAAGGAGCAAGCGCCCTCTTGGACGGCAAGCGGATTTAAGTTGGTGGCAGCACCCGTACTTATTACTGGATGTGCCTATTGGTTAGGGTTTGAGGGGATGGAGCTTGGAATCATCTTTTTTATGAACGCTTCACCAGTGGCATCTGCGAGCTACATTATGGCAAGGGCAATGAACGGTAACGCAGTGCTCGCGGCCAATATTATTGCGCTAACCACGACAATTTCTACCGTGACTTGTACGTTAGGTTTGCTGCTTTTGAGCGTGTTTAGTTTGATATAA
- the pncB gene encoding nicotinate phosphoribosyltransferase — MTTSLFNQSIIQSALDLDVYKINMMHAAYKLYPSTQVRYELIVRSDEDLSDLKHDVEHEILRLAKVNFSNEERRYLTEQAPYLDSTFIDYLAEFRFRPESQVEVCVLPTKGKDQLRVSIRGLWHETILYETLVMSIISEVRNRRRWPSIPYAQFQKTLVDKVDWLRRELKHRNITNFQFSEMGSRRRFSAQVQHDVVDYLRQHASDLMSGTSNYHLAKQFDLTPIGTVAHEWFMAHQQLTEPAKSQQVALDQWHATFGGQLGIALTDTIGIDAFLADFSLERANAYAGVRHDSGCPYTWGDKMIAHYEALGIDPKSKVLIFTDGLNFERALDICDYFKDRANVSFGIGTFLANDMGDWRDGQIQYQPLSMVVKLAECNGQAVAKISDEPEKAMCEDEVFLTELKQSFGLISTLDKAS; from the coding sequence ATGACCACCTCGCTTTTCAATCAAAGCATTATTCAAAGTGCACTCGATCTCGACGTGTACAAAATTAATATGATGCATGCCGCTTACAAGCTGTATCCCAGCACCCAAGTGCGATATGAACTTATTGTTCGTTCGGATGAAGACTTGTCCGATCTTAAACATGACGTCGAACATGAGATTCTTCGCCTCGCCAAGGTCAACTTCAGCAATGAAGAGCGCCGCTACCTGACTGAGCAAGCGCCTTACCTTGATAGCACGTTTATTGACTACCTTGCAGAGTTTCGTTTTCGTCCAGAGTCTCAGGTGGAAGTGTGTGTTTTACCAACAAAGGGTAAAGACCAACTACGAGTCTCTATTCGAGGTCTTTGGCATGAGACGATCTTGTATGAAACTCTGGTGATGAGCATCATTTCCGAAGTGCGAAATCGCCGTCGTTGGCCCTCTATTCCCTATGCACAATTTCAGAAAACGTTAGTCGATAAAGTGGATTGGTTGCGTCGCGAGCTCAAGCACCGAAACATCACCAACTTCCAGTTTTCAGAAATGGGCAGCCGACGCCGATTTAGCGCGCAGGTTCAACATGACGTAGTGGATTATTTGCGCCAACACGCCTCAGATCTAATGTCGGGCACGAGTAACTATCACTTAGCAAAACAGTTTGATCTCACACCTATTGGTACCGTCGCCCACGAATGGTTTATGGCGCATCAGCAATTAACAGAGCCCGCAAAGTCTCAACAGGTTGCACTCGATCAATGGCATGCCACCTTTGGCGGTCAACTCGGTATTGCACTCACCGACACCATTGGGATTGACGCCTTTCTCGCCGACTTCAGTCTTGAACGCGCGAACGCGTATGCTGGAGTGCGCCATGATTCCGGTTGCCCCTACACGTGGGGTGACAAAATGATCGCGCACTACGAAGCATTGGGAATTGACCCGAAATCCAAAGTACTGATCTTTACCGATGGACTCAATTTTGAACGCGCATTAGACATTTGCGACTACTTCAAAGATCGCGCTAATGTCAGTTTTGGAATCGGCACCTTTTTAGCCAATGACATGGGCGACTGGCGTGATGGTCAGATTCAGTACCAGCCCCTCTCTATGGTGGTCAAACTGGCAGAATGTAATGGGCAGGCGGTCGCCAAAATCAGTGACGAGCCTGAAAAAGCGATGTGCGAAGATGAGGTATTTCTGACGGAGTTAAAGCAGAGCTTTGGTCTTATCTCTACGCTAGATAAAGCAAGTTAG
- a CDS encoding GFA family protein — translation MEITCHCGNIVVKADLPKEIASCNCSICRRYAAYWAYYSPEQVTVRYLKEPPVFYIWGDKEVEFHRCNLCGCLTHYVTTEACDADVVAINMRMAEEEVLKDIPLRLIDGKNY, via the coding sequence ATGGAAATCACCTGCCATTGCGGAAACATCGTTGTTAAAGCGGATTTACCAAAAGAGATAGCATCATGTAATTGCTCTATCTGCCGCCGATACGCAGCGTATTGGGCGTACTACTCACCAGAGCAAGTAACGGTTCGCTACTTAAAGGAGCCACCTGTGTTTTACATCTGGGGAGACAAAGAAGTAGAGTTTCATCGCTGCAATCTGTGTGGGTGTTTAACACACTATGTTACGACAGAGGCATGCGATGCCGATGTCGTCGCAATTAATATGCGAATGGCAGAAGAGGAAGTCTTGAAAGATATCCCGCTGAGACTCATTGACGGTAAAAATTACTAA
- a CDS encoding ABC transporter permease yields the protein MKLLAKQIWGIAIIGAALLLVLTQKLLFNSDPAAQQLSLAFSLPDFSEPLGRDHFGRSNFARLSDAIVTSLTLAWLSVLTSAALGIVAGVLAGWRKGWWERSFTFAMNIILAMPGLILVLLFAALVPGSFTILYVAIALILWVEFYRVVRNRTLSLIHSPQVEASVLYGFGSWYVFKRHIWPHCRQDVFTLCCFGAGNTILALASLGFLHVGLKPPEAELGLMMVELFRYYQVASWVLAQPLITLFVLVLGFHLLASGEKS from the coding sequence ATGAAACTGCTTGCTAAACAAATCTGGGGCATTGCGATTATCGGCGCAGCACTGCTGCTCGTGTTGACGCAAAAACTGCTCTTCAATAGTGACCCAGCCGCACAGCAACTCTCATTGGCGTTTTCTTTGCCGGATTTCTCCGAGCCACTGGGGCGCGATCATTTTGGTCGCAGTAACTTTGCTCGTTTAAGTGATGCGATTGTTACCTCGTTAACATTGGCTTGGTTAAGCGTATTGACCTCTGCTGCGTTAGGGATTGTTGCAGGCGTACTCGCAGGGTGGCGCAAAGGGTGGTGGGAGAGAAGTTTCACTTTTGCGATGAATATTATCCTCGCAATGCCGGGGCTGATTTTAGTGCTGTTATTTGCCGCGTTAGTACCGGGATCCTTTACGATTTTGTACGTCGCAATCGCCCTTATTTTGTGGGTTGAGTTCTACCGAGTGGTGCGTAATAGAACGCTATCTCTGATTCATTCTCCGCAAGTTGAAGCGTCTGTGCTGTATGGATTTGGGTCTTGGTATGTATTTAAGCGTCATATTTGGCCTCACTGCCGTCAAGATGTGTTCACCCTCTGTTGCTTTGGGGCTGGAAACACCATACTCGCGCTTGCCTCGCTCGGCTTTTTGCATGTAGGCCTTAAGCCACCAGAGGCGGAGTTAGGACTCATGATGGTAGAGCTGTTTCGTTACTACCAAGTTGCATCTTGGGTGTTAGCGCAACCACTGATCACCTTGTTTGTTTTAGTACTCGGGTTCCATTTACTCGCGAGTGGGGAAAAGTCATGA
- a CDS encoding ABC transporter ATP-binding protein has translation MNCFLRVESLSVKTAQQVLVDPVSFTLAKGKPLTILGETGAGKSLIAAALTGTLPKELVAKGQIYLHDRAVSENELQQMWGRKIALLPQEPWLALDPIMPVHQQIEEVHTLVNQAPASTAKKRAQSALESMNLSHAKQKYPFQLSGGMAQRVAYLCATQAGGELLLADEPTKGLDRAHCDIVGDMLAEHAKQGALITITHDIELAQRLGGDMIVMKQGEVVESGIAHEILANSKSEYAKALIESSPKHWPKRASASSGQPLVSIENLSLRRNQTTLFDKLSLRVDEGEVVGIYGRSGCGKTSLADAVLGLLTPSSGEIVFHQTVGVGQKLKLYQDPPSAFATHVTLDQLLSDLQQIHSFDEAEIAPLMRLLKLDLGLLQRTPRQISGGELQRFAILRALLMKPKLLIADEPTSRLDPITAAETLQLLTSLATERQCSVIIIGHDEEALRKLCDKVINLHQYSVETLSNKVAMTPVST, from the coding sequence ATGAATTGTTTTCTTCGTGTCGAATCATTGTCAGTAAAAACGGCGCAGCAAGTCTTAGTTGACCCGGTCAGTTTTACCCTCGCTAAGGGAAAGCCGCTTACGATTCTTGGCGAAACAGGGGCGGGAAAAAGTTTGATTGCGGCTGCGCTAACCGGAACCCTGCCAAAAGAGTTGGTTGCCAAGGGGCAGATTTACCTCCATGACCGAGCGGTCAGTGAAAACGAGTTGCAGCAGATGTGGGGGCGAAAAATCGCGTTGCTTCCTCAAGAACCGTGGCTCGCGCTAGACCCTATTATGCCCGTACACCAACAGATTGAAGAGGTTCATACTCTCGTTAATCAGGCTCCTGCGTCGACGGCCAAAAAACGAGCTCAATCAGCGCTTGAAAGCATGAATCTTAGCCACGCGAAACAAAAATATCCTTTCCAGCTTTCAGGTGGAATGGCGCAGCGAGTCGCTTATTTATGTGCGACTCAGGCTGGCGGAGAACTGCTGTTAGCGGACGAGCCCACCAAAGGGCTAGATCGAGCCCATTGCGACATCGTTGGTGACATGCTTGCAGAGCACGCAAAACAGGGCGCATTGATTACCATCACTCATGATATCGAGCTGGCGCAAAGGCTAGGGGGAGACATGATTGTGATGAAACAGGGTGAAGTGGTGGAATCCGGAATCGCACATGAGATCTTAGCCAATTCGAAATCTGAGTACGCCAAAGCGCTTATCGAGTCGAGCCCGAAACATTGGCCAAAGCGAGCCTCTGCAAGCTCAGGTCAGCCTCTGGTGAGTATAGAAAACCTATCACTACGTCGAAATCAAACCACCCTGTTTGACAAGCTTTCTCTTCGCGTCGATGAGGGTGAAGTGGTTGGAATCTATGGTCGAAGTGGTTGTGGTAAAACCAGTTTGGCGGATGCGGTGCTTGGGCTACTCACGCCAAGTTCTGGAGAGATTGTGTTTCACCAAACGGTCGGTGTTGGGCAAAAGCTAAAGCTCTATCAAGACCCGCCAAGTGCATTTGCTACACATGTTACGCTCGATCAACTACTGAGTGATTTACAGCAGATTCACTCTTTTGATGAGGCTGAAATAGCGCCCTTGATGCGATTACTGAAATTAGACTTGGGGTTACTACAACGAACACCTAGGCAGATTTCAGGAGGAGAATTACAGCGTTTCGCTATTTTACGTGCGTTGTTAATGAAACCTAAGCTGTTGATTGCAGATGAACCCACTTCAAGGCTTGACCCCATTACAGCGGCAGAAACCTTACAGTTGCTCACTTCTCTGGCGACTGAGCGACAATGTAGCGTGATCATCATTGGCCACGACGAGGAGGCGTTGCGAAAGCTATGCGATAAGGTCATCAATTTGCATCAATATTCGGTTGAAACCTTGAGTAATAAGGTGGCGATGACGCCCGTGTCGACCTAG
- a CDS encoding sphingomyelin phosphodiesterase → MKLTQWTLLLGALVALPSLADTDVYLTNNSAQPLTIQVKHEGSDLLKYGEEWQQHVQVLGPWETKSILSFNRWEGVKSGQHYRFDTVVSNPRGESVTLNQVMKGHWYNSSIEYGVSAADVDLALKDDRNIHRSSTNAFGDRTSELAFKSASTARYDDLYYTITPNKVDEIVDTDEQNLKLMTYNIWALPAIASHIGDRYELIPDYVKGYDVLALQEVFASGRDAFLRELAKEYPYQTKMLDKDGFNIHDGGVVIVSRYPIVNQAQYVFPDCSGTDCFADKGVNYAEIIKGGQAYHVFATHTASFDTDTAREYRQRQFKQMRAMAKSLNIPNGETVVYSGDFNVNKLKFPGDYQQMIANLSAIEPRYSGYTASTFDPRINNFAGEALSGGENVEYLDYVMVSNEYGVKSFNDNRVDVPRSTAESLWKHYNLSDHFPVSAVIKP, encoded by the coding sequence ATGAAATTGACGCAGTGGACTCTTTTGCTAGGCGCTTTGGTTGCGCTACCTAGCTTAGCCGATACGGATGTATACCTGACGAATAACTCGGCTCAGCCGCTAACGATTCAAGTGAAACACGAAGGCAGTGATTTACTGAAATACGGTGAAGAATGGCAACAGCATGTGCAAGTGCTCGGTCCTTGGGAAACCAAATCAATATTGAGCTTTAATCGCTGGGAAGGCGTGAAGTCTGGCCAGCACTATCGCTTCGACACCGTGGTTTCTAACCCGCGAGGTGAAAGTGTCACTTTGAATCAAGTAATGAAAGGTCATTGGTACAACTCAAGCATTGAATACGGCGTCTCTGCGGCGGATGTGGATCTCGCGCTGAAAGACGATCGCAATATTCACCGCTCTAGTACCAATGCATTCGGTGACCGCACCTCAGAACTGGCGTTTAAGTCTGCCAGTACTGCGCGATACGATGATTTGTACTACACCATCACGCCTAACAAGGTAGATGAAATCGTCGATACCGATGAGCAAAACCTCAAGCTGATGACTTACAACATCTGGGCACTTCCTGCGATTGCTTCTCACATTGGCGATCGTTACGAGCTAATTCCTGATTACGTCAAAGGTTACGATGTGCTGGCACTTCAAGAAGTGTTTGCCAGCGGTCGTGACGCGTTTTTACGTGAACTTGCAAAAGAATACCCATACCAGACTAAGATGCTGGATAAAGATGGCTTTAACATCCATGACGGCGGCGTCGTCATTGTGAGCCGCTACCCTATCGTTAATCAGGCTCAATACGTATTCCCAGATTGCTCGGGTACGGATTGCTTTGCCGATAAAGGCGTGAATTATGCGGAGATCATTAAAGGCGGTCAGGCTTACCACGTGTTCGCAACGCATACCGCCTCTTTTGATACCGACACCGCACGTGAGTATCGTCAGCGTCAGTTCAAGCAGATGCGAGCTATGGCGAAGTCTCTGAACATCCCTAACGGTGAAACTGTGGTTTACAGCGGTGACTTCAACGTCAACAAATTGAAGTTCCCAGGTGACTATCAACAGATGATTGCTAACTTGAGTGCAATCGAGCCCCGGTACTCTGGTTATACAGCGTCGACCTTCGATCCTCGCATCAATAACTTTGCCGGTGAGGCTTTATCTGGTGGCGAGAATGTAGAGTACCTCGACTACGTGATGGTGAGTAATGAATACGGCGTGAAGTCGTTTAACGATAATCGTGTTGACGTTCCGCGCTCTACCGCAGAGAGTTTGTGGAAACACTACAATCTGTCGGATCATTTCCCTGTTAGCGCTGTGATCAAGCCATGA